The DNA window aagaaaagaaatctatttgtaaaaaaaatactgTGATAATAGATtagagaagatgaaagagagagaatattattatttggtaAAAATTTAGAGAAGTAAAAGGAAGAAGTATGTGCAGGGGCGGGCATGGCAGAGGCAGAGACAAGGGAAAGGCAAGGGCAAGGGTAATATTGGGGTTTagaaatattaataatgtttaGGGTATATACCTAATTATGGATTTTTCTATGTATATGTGGCctaatttctcttttttaaaAGGCAAAATTCAGTGAATGACACTTATAAAAATGTGGCTGATATTTTCCATCCCGTGATTTTAGTTCTTTTGAATTACCTCCTCCTCCAACActcaatcaaaaataaaaataatttagacgACTTTTCTTTTCTGGATATTTAAAAGCAATTAAAATTAGTGGACTTTCACTGATTATGACAACTATAATCCCTCTTTCGTAAGAagagaaatttgaaaatatatgtatattatcattttttgttgTATAGGAATATTCTAATTTTAAGTATAGAAACAGTgttttaacataatttttagAGTTCTCAAATTTGATTGATAATcatttttataagtattttacGTTTATTGTGAAAAGATAAAATTAATTCttctaaatcatttataaatgtttaaaattatttatagaaatttataaatttaatttcatatcTTAAATGCTAAACCTTACACAATAatcactaaaatttaaattttatttaaatttaaaatgagggagaagaagaaaatttcaCCACAAGTTATATATTCTAGATTTCCATTTATGTAAGGAAAAAGatcacataaatatttaaatatatgtttgtatGGTGTGAGACAATCCATCTTACTAAAAATCTATTTCTGTCTTCTAAAGTATCCAGCAAAGATTGAATGGTCGAAATTACTTTTCCATGCAAGTATTTAACAATAGTCAATATACGAAAATAAATATCTCCTCTgagaaaaatcaaatttagaatttctctaaaatcaatattatgtatttaaattaaaataataactaaagcCCACAGCTTGATATTTATTTTCGTACAATTGGTTATtgggagaaagaaaaaacaaataactttAACAAATAACTTTGGTATAATTTGGTAATATGACAATTATATCCACAGCACAATTTGGCCAGTATCGAGTAAAATCTTACGTACATTCTTATCTCTACCGCAATAATTCCAAACTGGATAAGCTCCTTTATCTGACTCAGCTCAACAGGATCCGATCCGCTTGTACACTACTTAACCCGGCCCGTATCTTAATCCTACTTTTAGTAtgtaatttaaaactaattgaGTACTAATTAAGCAATTAACGACTAATCGCatcttcctctataaataaatCTCTCCGTCTCTTTCCCTCTCTCAAACCAAAGCAGAGAAAAATCAATCAGAACTACGCAAACGACATCGTTTTCACAGCAAAAtatgctttcttcttctccaacctCCTTCGCTAATCCATTCCTCTCCACTTCTCCCCCTATCTCCCCCGTATCTCCACCCTCTCGCTCCGCCCGCATCTCGCCTCCTCTCGTCTCCGCCTCTTGCTCATACACCTGCACGGAGGACGCCCCGCGGCTGCACCAGATCCCGCTGCGATTGACGACGACGAACGCTTCTCTCTACGAGATCCTGGAGGTTCCTCTCGGCGCGACGAGCCAGGATATCAAATCGGCTTACCGGAGACTTGCCAGGATCTGCCATCCAGACGTGGCGGCGGGAACCGATCGGAcgagttcttcttcttcttctgcgtCGTCCGCCGATGAGTTCATGAAGATCCACGCGGCTTACTGTACGCTTTCTGATCCCGAGAAACGATCTGTATACGATCGGAGGATGCTTCGCCGGAGCTGGCCTTTGACCGTCGGTAACTCGGGAATGGGCGGTTACGTTGGCCGGAACTGGGAAACCGATCAGTGCTGGTAGCGAGTTCACTCGGTGACCGAGTTAACCCGCGTTAATttgaatttaagaaaaaaagatgaatCGGATTTGTATGAATTAAATAGGGAAACGATAAATCGGGAGCTTGCTTGACGTTGTAATTAATAGTAAGTCATTAAGCTAACACGGACGAGGATTTTAGTGTGTGCTAACATATGCTATACGGCGCCGCTTGGTTCGTGTTACGTAGGATCTACGTGTGTTTTTTTTACCTTGTGAATCCTATACTAGTCatcaatgaaaacaaaagaGTGTCATTTTTCTTGTTCCTAGAGCTCATTTGTTTAGCATATAGTTCGAATATGCCTATTTTCACTGCAAAATGTCAAAGTAACCAATAAAAGAAATCTAACTAATATGACTATATACGAGTATTCTTTGagcaaaatatcaaaaagatcGATGTAGTCCATGTTCATCGTAGTAAATCATTATTTTCATCATTTTGGCTCTGTCTCAGTTCTCTGGAATTCGAAATCAGGAATCTCGACGACTGGTAGAACGCATCCAAATGACATAACGTTTTTGTTAGGATAAATCCATAAGTAATTAATTATAGAGTAGCTGGCCCACTAACCGACTGATGTTCTAGTCTTCTAGAACAGGTTAACATGGGCAATGAAACGAGTTTGTTTCCCATTGTGAGCCGAACATAGCAATGACTTTTATAGTTCTTTCAGGTACTAAGTTGAGAGATTCTGAGTTAATGAATGTGGATTTCTAGCTGTTGTTATATACATATAGTCGAATACATTACTATCGTCTATAGGTATTTCGAGTGCTATTTTGTCATTTAAAAACCAATTGAAATATGTAATATTACCACAGTGTTATCCGTTATCTGTACATGCGTGTTCAAAACCGTGTGATCACTGATCACCGacaaaataaaaactgaaataaaaattGGGATAGACGAGATATAAGATAATTTTGTCTACGCGGTCGTACTCACTACTCAGTGCCGTGCGTAGAGTATTTGGGGCCTAAGGcaaaaaataattcattttattttaaataataacaaaaaagtaatattagcttattcaaaaaatagtaatattagcgtaataataacttttaatataaaaggtaaataaaaataatttctatatattaattttggattttcaaattattatatgAAAGAAAAACTATACAAACTTCTAATGGCAAAAGAGGTTATATTTGTTTAGTGAGAAATTTTACATATGTGTATTTAAATCTTATACAGAGAAGAAGTTTTCAACATTAAAAAGATGATAAGTGTccagaataataaataaaaatagagatgaatgttcgaaaattaattattaaaagactACTTTAGATAATTATCTTGACATTTTGTTTATGAATATCTGTAAATTTGGGGCTccaaaaatgataaatatgAGAGGGACCTGAGGCCAATGACTCAAAACTTACACCTTAGGCACGGTTCTGGTCGTACTACGTTGATTGTGCGATTAATATCATTATATTGATATACTCAGAGTGATCGCTTGAACTACTGCTACAGGCAGAATAACAAGTTTGAAGCCTAGACATGGTGAGATGGAATTTGGAAGTATATTGAGTCATAAGCCGATGGATAAGTTTCTTAAgttaacttcaaaattattttgcaTGACTTTTTGTTGATAACAATAATAACCATAATAACATCCACATCATCAGTAGGTGGCCTATAGCCGAAATAGGTACGGGCCCGCAAGTTTGTGGAAACTGGAAAAGTAAGCATGTTGCCAAGTGGTAAGATAGTATTTTATCATAACTTGTCGGGTCGGGACTTTAATAGTAGGGGTGATATATCCTTCTAGAAGCTAAAggattagttttttcttttagtttgttACTCTGCTGATAGAATTTGATTCAGCGTCTTTTATGTATAAATGTTTCCGACGTTTAACTGAAAGACGTACGCCAGTGTATCATATGTATACACTCATTGTAACCAAGATGTCTTCGTTTTGAATAGAAAGTTctattttatcttcttctttttctttctgtcAAATTAGATTATATTAGAACAATAAGGTAGGGTGCAAAGTCTAATACATAAAACTGGAGGAAAAAGAAGATATCCTAACTAAATCCCATAAGGAAGCTAAAGCCCATCCATAGGGCACATAAGCAACCGAAACAAGTTGAAATTCAAAACTTAAATCTCCAAGTTACTGAAGTTcatgagaaagaaaagagagaagagataGTAACCATGAAATTCGAGACttaaaaaagttatattttatctGTCTATTCAATTTTTATGAATAGACATAAAATGAACGAGGTAAAAGTCCGCAGAACAATCTCAGTTCTtaagtatatatttaattatcaaGTTAGGTCTcactaatatgttaatttttaatgttcaaaagaaaaaagttagGTCTCACTTTCGTTTTTCCTCTTTATTTGCTAGCATGtgtatctatctatctatactattatttatgaagtgattttgcttacttgtcatgttttccatgattttagctaattttgcttatttattatatttttattaagtttaagctaaattatcattgatgtattatttgttttgagctgaatcactaaatcattaatttaaaataatagtcttgattaatattttatataataaataaaaatgaattttattttattaatattaaatatatatgttatattagcttttcttatttatcatatttttattaggttttagacttttagataggttattaatttattattaatttctaactattcactaatttattttaatgatataaagtttatatgttatatgctatattaaataattgattacaaaataatattttagaattatcaaaaaaaaataattcttctatatatatatttttgtgcctatctgaaaacaatatttttattataaaagttaaacaaaaattaagatacaaaacaatttattattaaatattaatcaaccaaaaaatataaatatattttctaaactatctctaagatatgagtgttttaaaaaacttaacacaataataagtatatattttgattaaaagtatttgacatatataaatattttgatgtttgatttaattatttaaaacataaataataatttgttatgctgattttagattaataagacataaactgataaatatttataagaaatttatgcccgcaCAAAACACGTAGTATACATAATTTTAGATAACATAACCACGCGTCGTAAACTTGCAGTATACCACACCAATTAATATAGACCCATCTGAATGAAGCTATTGTGCTGTGCTGTACCCAATATATAAGTCCACTAAAGGCCCAACCTTATACCtaaccaaatcattaaaagaTTTAGTTTAAAAACGAAGGGTCACGATTAAGAGCAAAGGTGGACGCGTGCACACTCGATAACGACGAAGATAGAGAGCCATTAGGGTTTTCCTGTCTAATTAACATTTTTCTCTCGAGTTGTCGCCTCTCTAAAACATCATAAAGAGACCACTTcctctctatatatacatacacaaaaCACGCCGTCACGAACCCATCATCAGAAACCCTAATTACTCAGATGGCGTTAGAGACTCAATCGGCGGCGGTGAGATTTACCGGGAAGGTGAATTGGTTCAGCGATTCCAAGGGATACGGTTTCATCACCCCCGACGATGACAGCGAGGAGCTTTTCGTCCACCAATCCTCAATCGTCTCCGAAGGCTACAGGAGCCTCGCCGTCGACGATCTGGTCGAGTTCGAGATCGCTCAGGGAACCGACGGCAAGACCAAAGCCGTCGAGGTCACCGCTCCCGGCGGCGCTCCTCTCAAGAAGAAGGAGACCAGCTCTCGCGGGAGAACCGGTGGTCGCGGCGGCGGTTGTTACAACTGCGGCAAGGCTGGTCATGTCGCCAAGGATTGCAGCGGCGAGCGAGGGGAGTGTTACACTTGTGGTGATACTGGTCACTTGGCTAGGGATTGCCTTCAGAAACCAAGCGGCGGTGAacgtggtggaggtggaggacgTGGAGATGGGTGCTACACTTGCGGTGACACTGGTCACATGGCTAGGGATTGTGTTAAGAAGTCTGGTGGTGAGCGTGTAAGCAGCGGCGGCGCCGTTGGAACTTGCTATACGTGTGGCGGAACTGGTCACATGGCTAGAGATTGTCCGAGCAAGAGACAGTCTGGTGGTGGTTGTTACGAGTGTGGTGGTGCTGGTCACATGGCTCGTGATTGTGACAGGAGAGGaagtggtggaggaggaggaggaggtagAAGCTCTGGTGGTGGTTGTTACGAGTGCGGTGTTGCTGGTCACATGGCTCGTGATTGTGACAGGAGAGGAAGCGGTGGTGGCGGTAGGAGGGCTGGTGGAGGTGGTAGCGAGTGCTACAAGTGCGGTGAAAGTGGTCACTTTGCAAGGGAGTGTTCTGTTGCTTGATTACTTCCTATTCAACAAACAATAAGATGAATATGAATTTGAGTATATTTACTCTTCGTTTTCGTTTTATATCTTTTGCTGATGGGAATGATGAATTCGCCTGGTCcttttttgtgttttctttttgagttttaagTACTACCATTATTATACAATCCTAGCTAGATTTGGTTTCTGATATGGATGTTGTCCTTTTTGATCTTTATTTGCTTATGTCACTTTTGAGTTTCGTGTTTTGTcctttttgtttcagtttattGCTTTCTTTGTACGGGATAAACTGAACTTGAAACCCAAGTTTGGTTGGTCGCCTTTTCTTGTCCCACACAATCTAAttatcattgttttttttagagTACACTCATAAAAAAAACTGATTAGGTTAAAATTTAGCCATGCCCAATTGTGTTCAAATCGTTTGAAGATTGGATCAGATAAACCAAATCTCCACTCATCAATTCACATCAGTTGTTTGTTGAAGGGTCCAGTGCCATGTCTCTTGGAAATGTCGATGATACATTTTGGTAGTTCTCACAAAACGAGAACCATCTCACTAGACATGAAATACGCAATAGATTATGCAACACTTATCTAGTCCATAAATCTTTAGAACCAACACAAATTTTGTCTAGGATGCTACAAGTTGTAGGTTCATATGAAGCACTGATATCATACTAAATGAAACGCAAGTACAAACGCAAACAGCAAGGCCATAATCACTCGGCTATATGTGCTTGTATTGTAGAGAAGAATATCGAGTTCTTATGAATTGAATGAATCTGTATTGTAAGACAAACACATGACATCTGTTGTACTAATTGTTAAAACATATTTGCCTATACAAACATAAATTACTTGTCACGACGAAAGAAGCAAGAGCCAACCAAGTTGAAATCTCCCATCACACAACTAAACCTTTCGAATGTCGTTGACCCAACaccttctcttttctttttaaaaacaatctTGCAAAAGTCTTATCTAACGTTAGCCATTATGTCTTTTTCCCATTAtaactcaaaaataaaatagtaaattgTATTCCTCTCCTGAACCTTTTATTCTAATATTCCAGTTTGAGTACTAAAATTGAGAAAGACACGAAATATcaaaatcattatattttttatttattttgtcagCTTGTAAtaatcataataattaatttaacagGGACACAACACAATTTGGGTGGCTAGTAGATAGATACTCTCAAGACCGTGTCCCttggaagagagaagagggcAGAAGAATCTAAGGATGCATTCATCACACACCACGTCTTCTCTTTCTAGCATTTTCTGTTCACCGCCTCTTTTGTTCAATAGTGCTGCTTTTATTTATAGTCACTATTCGACTATTTTCTGTAAATAGCTATTTCATATGTTCGTTACCTGACAATTCTTCACCGAAACGTTGTACTGCACTACTGCTCATGTACATGTAAGATGATTAGTCTAGGTGATGGGTAATCCACCAAACTAACAAGTTATGTGTATGCTATGCTTCACAGTAAAAAggtaaaattagaaaataaaatttattgtttgAATTTAATCTTTATCGATAATCAAAGGGGAGAAGCTCTACGTAGATCACCGACATCAATAAGAGACTGATCATAGCCATATGCAACCCATACTGGCATATAGCACGAATTACTGAGATAAACAACTGCGAAGATGATATAATAATGTGTGTCCTATCATTCAAAGTAAAATGGTTCCTTACATATTTTATGCATACCAATAACGTGAACATGTACGGCACATTAGCCGACTAACATAGACAAGGGGAGCATGGAGTCACGTGAAAGCCGAccttttgtaaaaaaaatatcttaagcCCTTTAAAAGATCCAATCCCCCCACAACTCTTTTTCACTATAGGTTCTAAATTGTATTTTCCGAAATATATATACCACCAAGCCTACACATTTACACTCTTCAAAACATCTCTCACCAGAGCAGAAACACAGAGTAACCAGAAGTCTCATCTTCGGCGGCGACACACAAcagttaatatatttagattctGGTGACTCTCTGCTCTAATGGGTCAATCTCAAAATTCTCTCTTTCTTATTATAATTCTTGTTCTAGTCTACGGCGTTTCCTCCACCACTTTCACCGTCGTTAACCAGTGCAGCTACACCGTCTGGCCTGGCCTTCTCTCCGGCGCAGGAACCGCTCCTCTACCCACCACCGGATTCTCCTTAAACCCTACAGAAACACGCGTCATACCGATCCCCGCCGCATGGTCCGGCCGTATATGGGCCCGTACTCTCTGCACACAAGACGCAGCCACCGGTAAATTCACCTGCGTCACCGGAGACTGCGGTTCCTCCGCCGTCGAGTGCTCCGGTTCCGGAGCAGCACCTCCAGCGACGCTCGCCGAGTTCACCTTGAACGGAGCCGGCGGTCTCGACTTCTACGACGTCAGCCTCGTCGACGGCTACAACATCCCTATGACGATCGTACCGCAAGGCGGCGGAGACGCGAGCGGCGTCGCCGGGAACTGCACCGTCACAGGCTGCGTCGCGGAGCTCAACGGCCCTTGTCCTGCTCAGCTGAAAGTGGCGACGACGGGAGCCGAAGGAGGAGTAGCTTGCAAAAGCGCCTGCGAGGCGTTTGGGACGCCGGAGTATTGCTGCAGCGGCGCGTTTGGGACGCCGGACACGTGTAAGCCGAGCGAGTACTCGTTGTTTTTCAAAAACGCGTGTCCGAGAGCTTATAGTTACGCTTACGACGACGGGACTAGTACATTTACTTGCGCCGGAGCTGATTACCTCATCACTTTCTGTCCTTCTCCTAACCCAaggtaatatatatttctatttaagaAAAAGTATTTCTGTTTACATTATAATACTGTAAGAATATAAAATTACTACAAAAGCTATGGTTTTAGTCTAGTGGAAACACGAATAAGAATATTTGAAAACAAATTGGTATTACTAAGTAAAAAGTTTTGCTCCAATGATCgttcaaatcaatttaaaaaaataaaaagtttggcTCAGATTCTGTCTGAAGCcggtttcgtttttttttctaatatcacATTCAAATATTCCAACTTTTTTGATTGTTGGAGAAAAATAATTCACCTTTTGTAACGTTTTTGAAGAAAGGCAATGTCAAATCACCGTATAAAAATCATGAGAAGTGTTTGTCATAATGCACCGTGTTGTTTTGTCAATTTTTGAAATGATGAGACAAGAcgacattttcatattttcaccCGTAGCAATAATGATATCagcataataaataaaatatctaatgtTCTCTGTTGTAtgcatagatttttttttttcattcaaacGTCGGTGAACTGTGCCCATGTGCGGTCCAGACACGGCTCTTTTGTTCATATCGCAAAGATGGTCCCATTGTtatatacatacataataattttgtatttatgtaaTTTGTCTCAGTGTGAAGAGTGCAAAGAAGGGAGGAGAACTTGAGCCCGAAGCCGTAACCTACTCTTCCGCGTCATCGCCAACTATCTCTACCGTGTTTTCGTCTGGTGTTTTAGCTGTCGCGTTCTGGGCGGTACAACGCGTTTGGTGATAGCTGTAACGTATGCGTTAAAGCTTTGATACTTGATAGTAACATCATTCGAGGTTTTCAtctaagagaaacaaaaaatcatCAGCTGAAAGACGACCAGAAGAAAGAGTTGATTCGTGTGGTACTCCACGGATTGATTTGTTTTTAGACTGATTAGTTATAGTAGTTATTCCTTAGAACTCTTatctcttattagttttctTCGATATTTTTAAGACAAGATGTTGTCTTTACGGATTACGGTGTTCTGTAGTAGTAGACGCCGTCTGAAAATGTACGTTGAATAATCGTGCAAATTTGGCGGGTAATCACAATTTTTAGCcaataatatattaacaatatacaAATACTGTCTGTCCCAATCTGTCCAAGTAAAAGGACTATTGGTTATAGTCGGTTAGATTCGGTACATTGTATACGGTtcaattgtatatttaatttaactcAATAACCGGTTTGTTCCGGGTAAGCTGTAAGCATGTATATATCGTGTGTTGATCACACTTTACATAATAACAGAAAAGCATtcctttactctctctctctctcctttgtCATCTTGTGCTCTTTGTACCTCCATGAATGACGCAAGGAGATCTTCCTCTTCTGTTCATCTCTGaaactaatatggtatcagagcgttgAGCTCAAGCTCAACATCGGTTCCTGCTCTTTCTTTTGAGCTCcgttttgctctgtttctacGCACTCTGTTCTTTTGTCGTTTTGCTGCGACGCTGCGATGGTGGTTACTCTCCGTCGTTCTCGCCGAACTGGTCGCTTCACACGTGCTGGTAGCTCGAATCCTCAACGCGGTGGTACTGCGTCTCCCCTTGATGCTGTTGCTGCTCCCTTTGTTCCAGATTCGCTTTCCCTCTCCACCGTGATGAACCCAGATAGCGTTCACTCGCCGCTATATCTCCATCATGCCGACCACCCCGGGTTGATGATCGTCTCCATTACCTTGGATGGATCAAACTATACTCAGTGGTGCTCTGCGATGAAGATTGCCCTCGATGCAAAGAACAAAATCGCGTTCGTCGATGGGTCTGTCCCACGACCTGCTTCCGCTTCTCCTCTCTTTCGGATTTGGTCTCGTTGTAACAGCATGGTAAAGTCGTGGCTCCTTAACTCTGTTTCTCCGCAAATCTATGGCAGTATCTTGTCGTTTGATGATGCGACTGAAATATGGGTTGATCTTCACAACCGTTTTCACAAGACGAATCTACCACGTACTTTCCAGCTGATACAACAGATCCAAGATCTTCGACAAGGTTCTCTGGATCTATCCAGTTACTATACGACGCTCAAAACGCTTTGGGATAACTTGGATGGCACGGAATCTCCTGAGACTTGTCTCTGTTGCAAAACGACAAGCTGCCTTAGCCAACGAGCTGCCAAAACAAAGGTTGAGCGAGGTAGAATCATCAAGTTCTTAGCAGGCCTTAATGAGAAATATTCTATCATTCGTAGTCAGATTCTCATGAAGAAGCCTCTTCCTGATCTTGCTGAGATATGCAACATCTTGGACCAAGATGATAGCCAAAGACAGTTCAACTCTGTCATCGCACCTAATGCGTTTCAAGTTAGTCATGGTGCTCCTCAGTCTACACTGACTGCACCACCTAACTCCAACACATCTGGTGATTCAAGCGTCCCAAATCAGACCTCGGTGAACGCTTTTCAAAGGAAACCTGGAGCCGTTTGTTCTCACTGTGGGAACACTGGTCACGTCATTGACCGATGCTATAAGCTCCACGGTTATCCAGTAGGTTGGAAGAAAGGAAAATGGAACACTGATAAGCCTTCACAACCGAAGCCTCCTGCAGTTGCAGCCAATGTCACTACTCAGGAAGCCTCTCCAGTTGTCTCAGGCCTTGACAACCTCGTTGGAAAGCTGAACAAAGATCAAATTCAGAACTTTATTGCCTACTTCAGTTCTCAGCTTCAGCTCCAACCTGACCACAGTGGCTCCAATGCTTCCACATCTCAGTCTCCCAATCAGTCGGGTATATCCTTCTCCTCTTCGACTTTCAGTTTTATTGGGATTCTCAGTGTCACTCAATGTGCCACTGATAAGCACACATGGGTAGTAGACTCTGGTGCCACTCACCATGTTTCTCACCAACGTGATGCTTTTCATACTCTTGATACTTCAGTTGAACATCAAGTGAATCTTCCTAACGGTTCAACACTGAAAGTCAGTGGAATTGGTCAGATCAATATCAATGATACCCTGACTCTTCAGAATGTTCTGTTTATTCCGGAATTCAGACTAAATCTACTGAGTGTCAGTTCTTTGACTTCTGATATTGGAGCTCAAGTGACGTTTGATTCTGGTTCTTTCACAATACAGGATCCTATCAGGGGATCGATGATTGGAAGAGGTAAGCGGATTGCGAAGCTGTACGTCCTGGATGTTGCTGATACAAGCTCTGCAGctcctgcttcttcttcttcttttgctaaTGCTGTTGTTGATGCTTCTGTTTGGCACCAACGTTTTGGCCATAGTTCTTTTGAGCGTATAGACCTCCTCTCTGATGTACTTGGTTTTTCAAAGACAAAGAATAAAGGTTTATTGCATTGTGACATTTGCCATCGTGCTAAGCAAAAGAAACTGACTTACCAATTACACCCTAAGCTACGGTCTAAACCTTTTGAACTTCTTCACATCGATGTCTGGGGGCCGTTCTCTGAACCTACACAGGAAGGATTTAGATACTTTCTCACCATAGTTGACGACCACACACGCGTTACTTGGGTATACCTGCTCAAACTGAAGAGTGATGTTCTTACTGTCTTCCCTGACTTCATCAAGATGGTTGAAACACAGTATGATGCCAAGATTAAATCAGTTCGAGCAGACAATGCTCCTGAGCTGCGTTTCGATGCACTCTTTAAGAAGAAAGGCATCATTTCTTACCATTCTTGCCCGGAGACTCCTGAGCAGAATTCTGTTGTGGAGCGCAAACATCAACACCTCCTCAACGTTGCCAGAGCACTTCTGTTTCAATCTGGCGTACCTCTCAGTCACTGGGGGGATTGTGTTCTCACAGCTGTGTTCCTAATCAACAGAACACCCTCTCGTGTCCTTGACAACAAGACACCTTATGAGATGTTAACAACCAAACTGCCAGATTATACGAATCTCAAAACatttggatgtttgtgctatgcAAGCACTTCTCCTAAGGGTCGTCACAAGTTTCAAGACAGAGCAAGAGCCTGCGTCTTCCTTGGATACCCATCAGGTTATAAAGGTTACAAACTTCTTGATGTTGAGAGTCATGAGACCTTTATTTCTCGAAATGTGGTCTTTCATGAGAACCTCTTCCCTTATCTTCAGCCTGATACTACTAAACGTCAAGCAGAGTTCTTTCCTCAGTTACATACAGAACCTGAGATCCCTGCTACTTCTTCACCTCATACTGGTCCTCCTTTGGCTCCAGATCCGCAACCCTCTACACGCAGAGTTTCTAAGCCTCCTCGCTACTTGCAGGATTATGACTGCAAGTCTATCAACTCCTGTACTGAGCATCCTATCTCAGATTTCTTGTCATACGATGGATTATCTGATCCTTATCGGATCTTCATTAATGCTGTCAATAGCATCCCTGAGCCACGTAACTTTGCACAAGCTTGCAAGTTGAAAGAGTGGTGTGATGCTATGGGAATCGAGATAACAGCTCTTGAGGAGAACAATACTTGGCTCGTCTGTTCTCTGCCTGAAGGAAAACGTGCTGTGGGTTGCAAATGGGTATTTAAGGTCAAGT is part of the Raphanus sativus cultivar WK10039 unplaced genomic scaffold, ASM80110v3 Scaffold0205, whole genome shotgun sequence genome and encodes:
- the LOC108830337 gene encoding chaperone protein dnaJ 11, chloroplastic, yielding MLSSSPTSFANPFLSTSPPISPVSPPSRSARISPPLVSASCSYTCTEDAPRLHQIPLRLTTTNASLYEILEVPLGATSQDIKSAYRRLARICHPDVAAGTDRTSSSSSSASSADEFMKIHAAYCTLSDPEKRSVYDRRMLRRSWPLTVGNSGMGGYVGRNWETDQCW
- the LOC130501464 gene encoding cold shock domain-containing protein 3-like; the protein is MALETQSAAVRFTGKVNWFSDSKGYGFITPDDDSEELFVHQSSIVSEGYRSLAVDDLVEFEIAQGTDGKTKAVEVTAPGGAPLKKKETSSRGRTGGRGGGCYNCGKAGHVAKDCSGERGECYTCGDTGHLARDCLQKPSGGERGGGGGRGDGCYTCGDTGHMARDCVKKSGGERVSSGGAVGTCYTCGGTGHMARDCPSKRQSGGGCYECGGAGHMARDCDRRGSGGGGGGGRSSGGGCYECGVAGHMARDCDRRGSGGGGRRAGGGGSECYKCGESGHFARECSVA
- the LOC130501465 gene encoding thaumatin-like protein 1, producing the protein MGQSQNSLFLIIILVLVYGVSSTTFTVVNQCSYTVWPGLLSGAGTAPLPTTGFSLNPTETRVIPIPAAWSGRIWARTLCTQDAATGKFTCVTGDCGSSAVECSGSGAAPPATLAEFTLNGAGGLDFYDVSLVDGYNIPMTIVPQGGGDASGVAGNCTVTGCVAELNGPCPAQLKVATTGAEGGVACKSACEAFGTPEYCCSGAFGTPDTCKPSEYSLFFKNACPRAYSYAYDDGTSTFTCAGADYLITFCPSPNPSVKSAKKGGELEPEAVTYSSASSPTISTVFSSGVLAVAFWAVQRVW